GATGTTATGGGACAAGTTACTGCTCGTCGTGGACGTGTTGAAGGAATGGAAGCACGTGGTAATGCACAACTTATCAATGCCTTCGTTCCACTTGCAGAAATGTTTGGTTACGCTACAACACTTCGTTCAGCAACACAAGGTCGTGGTACATTTACAATGACAATGGATCACTACGAAAAGGTTCCTAAGTCTATTCAAGCAGAAATTATTAAGAAGAATGGCGGAAACCCTGACGCTGAATAATTTTTAAAGATAAATAAAAACACAATAACAATTGTTATTGTGTTTTTTTATGTCCTTAAAATTCAAAAGACGAACGACTATTTTGACGCCGATAAACTGCAATTAGTAACGTTAAAGCAATAGCAACGAAAATTAACGCTTCGATAATAGTAAAGACATTATCAAGACTAGTAACTTTTCCAGTCATCAACTCGCCCGAGGTTGTAAAAGCTAAGGTATCTAACAATGTATGAAAGAATACAGGTAAATAGAAGAGATTAGTATACAAGTAGATTCCTGACATCAACAGTCCCATACCAAATGCAAAAATAACTTGATTGATGGTATTAGGTAAATCCTGACCAGCAGAAATATTACTCAAATGCAATAATCCAAAGCAAAGACTGCTAATTAAACTAGCCCAAAATATTTTGAAACGAAAGTTTTGAAAGACCGCCAAAAGAATTGTTAAAAAGGCGTATCTAAAGAGAAGTTCTTCAGCAATACCAGCTTCTAAGCCGCTTAGTAAGTATTCAATTTTAAAATTCACACCCTTGAAATTAAATGTATAAAAAGAACTGAATAAACTTTTTCCACCACTATAAGCATTCCACAATGAGAACCAAATACATAATAATAGAAGAAACACTAAAACCAAACGATTAGTATTGCGTGACAAGCGTATACCAGGGTAAGCGTAGCCCCATTTTCTCATCATTACTAAAATCATAATCAAAAAGACGATTGCTCCTAGGAATCTAGAATTTGATAAGGCGGCTATTAGTGGATTGAAGTCTAGGATCGTACCATAAGTAACGATACTTAAAGCTCCCATAGCGATGAATTCAAAAGAGAAGACTGTTGTCAATAATTGAATTAGTTTGTTTTTGAATTGGCCAAAGAATACTAATGTATAGGGAACGTACATAACTAAGATTGAAACTAAAAACAAAGCTAGTGAAGTCGGAAGATTCCAATCGTAATATTTAGTACTAAAAGCAATCAAGTAGAAGTATGATTCAGCAATTATAAAGATTTGAAAAATTAGTTGAAAGATAAAATTAAAACGTTGGGTTAAATTATTCGGATGCAATTTAACCTTTAAGGCAAAGAGATTTAAAATAATTGGAGCAAATAGATAAAGGTTCTGAGTCAATGCACTATAAGTGAACATAATGATTGCATTTAAGATTACTTGTCCACGAAATAGATTCAGAGTAAGTTTATCTTTATTATTTGGGGAAAACCTGTTATTATAACTGAATTCGTAATTGTTCAATTTACACCTCCACTTTCTTTAGAGTATAGATTAAATTAACATTTTTAGAAAGCAAGTTTTATTTAAAAATACTCAATTTAAGCTTGAAAAGCAAAGTATCATCGTGTAGTATTATAAGAGTGCTTATTTCGTGTAGAAGTATGTACCAAATTGATATACAAAGTATATCGACGGCTTAGAAGTGAGAGGTTGCGACACACCCGGCCGCTTTGCCACGGCAGGGCTGGCGGATATTTTCACGGAGCCGGTCATCTTGAAAGAGACAAAAAGGAGGTAACCCCATGGCAAGTCAAAAAATTCGCATTCGTTTAAAGGCTTATGAACATCGTATTCTAGATCAATCAGCTGACAAGATTGTGGAAACTGCAAAAAGAACTGGTGCAACAATTTCAGGCCCAATTCCTTTGCCAACAGAGCGTTCACTATATACAGTGTTAGCTTCACCACATAAGCATAAGGATTCTAGAGAACAATTCGAAATGCGTACACATAAAAGACTTATCGACGTTGTTAACCCAACAAAGAAGACGGTTGATTCACTTATGAAGTTGGATCTACCATCTGGTGTTGACATTGAAATTAAATTATAATTATTAAAAATAAATTATTGGAGGTGCAAACATGGCCAGAAAAGGAATTCTTGGTAAAAAAGTCGGAATGACTCAAATTTTCACTGACAACGGTGAACTCGTACCCGTTACAGTTGTTGAAGCAACACCTAATGTTGTTATGCAACTTAAGACTGCTGAAAATGATGGTTATGAGGCCGTTCAACTAGGTTTAGGAGATATGCGTGAAGTATTATCAAACAAACCTGCCAAGGGTCATGCGCAAAAGGCAAATACAACTCCTAAACGTTACATTCGCGAATTCCGCGATGTTGAAATGGGAGACTACGAATTAGGTGCTGAAGTTAAAGTAGATACATTTAATTCTGGTGATATTGTCGACGTTACAGGAACAACAAAGGGACATGGAATGCAAGGTAACATCAAGAGATTCGGCCAAGCTAGAGGACCTGAAACTCACGGTTCAAGATATCACCGTATTCCTGGTTCAATGGGTGCCATCATTAACCGTGTATTTAAGGGTAAGATGCTACCAGGTCGCATGGGTAACAATCGTGTTACTACACAAAACCTAGAAATCGTTAAAGTTGATACTGAACATAACGCAATTATGATCAAGGGTAATGTACCCGGTGCAAACAAATCATTAGTTAAAATCCAAACAGCTGTTAAAGCTAATCAAAAATAGGAAGGAGGAAAATGAGTTATGACAAAAATCACAGCTTACAAAGATAACGGTGCTGAAAACGGTGCTGTTGACGTAAAAGATGAAGTTTTTGGTGTTGAACCAAATAACAACGTTGTTACTGATGCAGTTATTATGCAACGTGCATCAATGAGACAAGGTACTCATG
This sequence is a window from Companilactobacillus alimentarius DSM 20249. Protein-coding genes within it:
- the rplC gene encoding 50S ribosomal protein L3, with protein sequence MARKGILGKKVGMTQIFTDNGELVPVTVVEATPNVVMQLKTAENDGYEAVQLGLGDMREVLSNKPAKGHAQKANTTPKRYIREFRDVEMGDYELGAEVKVDTFNSGDIVDVTGTTKGHGMQGNIKRFGQARGPETHGSRYHRIPGSMGAIINRVFKGKMLPGRMGNNRVTTQNLEIVKVDTEHNAIMIKGNVPGANKSLVKIQTAVKANQK
- the rpsJ gene encoding 30S ribosomal protein S10, which gives rise to MASQKIRIRLKAYEHRILDQSADKIVETAKRTGATISGPIPLPTERSLYTVLASPHKHKDSREQFEMRTHKRLIDVVNPTKKTVDSLMKLDLPSGVDIEIKL
- a CDS encoding CPBP family intramembrane glutamic endopeptidase, with product MNNYEFSYNNRFSPNNKDKLTLNLFRGQVILNAIIMFTYSALTQNLYLFAPIILNLFALKVKLHPNNLTQRFNFIFQLIFQIFIIAESYFYLIAFSTKYYDWNLPTSLALFLVSILVMYVPYTLVFFGQFKNKLIQLLTTVFSFEFIAMGALSIVTYGTILDFNPLIAALSNSRFLGAIVFLIMILVMMRKWGYAYPGIRLSRNTNRLVLVFLLLLCIWFSLWNAYSGGKSLFSSFYTFNFKGVNFKIEYLLSGLEAGIAEELLFRYAFLTILLAVFQNFRFKIFWASLISSLCFGLLHLSNISAGQDLPNTINQVIFAFGMGLLMSGIYLYTNLFYLPVFFHTLLDTLAFTTSGELMTGKVTSLDNVFTIIEALIFVAIALTLLIAVYRRQNSRSSFEF